The segment GTAATTAATGTCTCGTATAATTTCAAATGTAATTTCTCAATTGCGGTCATCAAACATCACATTATTTCTTTTCATAGCGTCGAAATTTTTGAGACGATGGGACATAATTGAAACGAAATTGGGAAATGCTACTTTAAGTAATCATACTAACTTAACTACCATACTATATTCGAAGGTAGGTTAACGATAGAATGTAACTGTTCCTTGACAAAATCTAATTTcttattatttgaaaattagctACAATAACGACGTATTTATTATTACTAGTTAGTTATGTCCCACGCTGTATCGTTCGAACGTCTTTAGTGTGTTTCGTGGAACAACGAGTGATATACGAGCACAGGCAACAGAGAATAATAAAACGCGAACCGACGAACGATAACAAGACATGTTCTTCGTACGTCTATCataaacaatttgaaacacCGTCAATTAAGCATCGGGTGTAACGAAAGTTCGTCAGTCAAGGCTTCGCGCTCCAGCCGTAATTACATTTTGTCCTTGTAACCCTTATCTACCGTCAAACTGCACCCTGGACGTCCATGTTTGTGTGCACGAGGAGCCGTGAAATTGCACGTATAAACAATATTatctatataaaaaaattaaatttttctggCAGAAAacgttaaaaacaaaaaaaagatttcaaatatcCCCGTGAATATGGAATTCGACAAAATCCAAAATTCGAAGTTGTTGCCAGACTTGCATCAAAACGCATCCTTGCTGCAAAAGATCgaagtattatttatttttcctcGTACTGTTTAAACAtcataataaatttaaaaagaaattcaaatacattgtatacatataaaaattaatttagtcTGCTACATTTTGGTGTAAAAATTAGTCCAGCCCATTTATCAGGTTTgttataaaagttaataattttgttcataATAATAATGAATGCTGTGTCTGTGTCGCTAAATCAAATCCAGGCCAGTCACTCGAGATTTAAGAAGTGTAAtaacattaaaaaaataaataatgatcTAGAGTAATAATGGCCATTTTAACCACCCTTGAAAATGTAACACGTGTTCCAGTCACCCCTTTCTAAAATTACTCGACCAAGAGGTATTTCCTCGATTCGAGTGTGACAGTGTGGTgcataataaaattatagttCATGCAATAGGTATTTCTGGATTCATTTTCTCGCGTAAAATGGTCGTATTGGCGTTCGTGCCACCCTGTACGTTGCGTCAACTCCTACGTCGAATTACACAGCGAGCTTGAGAACCGTCGTTCCCATTTCCAGACCGGAAGCCCGGACTCGCGCCACGTTTGCGTACTGTTGACACACGGTGGTCGGTGAAAAAGATAACCCAGACCGCGGACAAGTTCATATGGCTCCCAATTGGAAGATCAAACAAAGGGTTTCCCTTGAGTTCGCGAAAGGATCGACGTTTGCTCGAAGGACACCGTAACCGAGCTCGGCGCAAACATCGGGACACGAGACTCGATTATTTGCTAAAGTTATCATCCGCCGTGATGGCGGATTTGTTGCTTTACGCTTTGGTGTTGTTAGCTGCCTCGTCGCTGGCTGTAAAGAACGACATTCTTGATTCCGCGACGGAATCATGGATCCCCGACGACGACTTTGCAAAGATCGTCCGATTCTCGCTACCATTTTCCAAATGCTGCAACATCCTCTTCGACGGTTGGTAAACTATCAGCGTGTTAGCCTTTGTTCGCTTTCTTAACCGAAAAGAAAACGGAGACACggcttttgtttattttttgagCTGGTTCCTGAATTTTATTCAGGCTCTATGGAGGACACGGAAGTGCTGTTCAGGCAGTTCAGGAGTGTCTATCCGTACGAGTACCTCTTGAAACAGAGCATCTACGATTGCAACGGGTACCTCTTGCTGGGCTCGAGCGACGAGGAAATCAAGAAATCCTTGGACAAGTAAGAGTTCGCGAAATAAAATGCAGTGAAACGTCGTTTGGCGAAAATAGTAGACGAAACGTTTCTTCGACACACGAATTAATAGTATGGTGGTACTGGAAATAGGAAAAAATTAATTCATAAAACCAGCGTATAGTAATCTGATGTATATTCGATCGAATCAGTGTAACTTTTGTACATCGTGAAATACTTTATTTTATGTTATAATGTTTTCGTTCAGTATATTTGGACTTTCGTTTAATATTATGACCCATAGGATGGGTCATAAGTGACCCAGATGGTCCGATGGCTAATgatatttaacaaaaatttaatcTGATACTGATTCGTGACCCAAAGTAATTTTCCACAGAATACCATCTTTATTGTGGAAGACAGAGATCCTGATCCTGGTGAATAACAACGTTACTAACAATTCCAGTCTGCTCGACTGCTCTTCGTACGGAACTGCAAATGTGAATATCGTCTCTATGTCCGGAATATGGAGGCTGtcggaaaattatttaaaaccccGAATATTCAATAAGCTTGATAGGTATACTCTTTGGAATTAATAACTGAGAACATTTGTCGTGTTATCGTTTTTCCTTTTGttgaaatgcaaaggtacgacggACTGAAACACGAGTACGACAACTTCAATTTTCGAGGCAGAGAAATGCAAATTTGCAGTGTGTTCCGACCTCCATTCACGTTCTTCAATCACACAATTAATAAAGTAATCAACGGCGTGCAAGCAAACGTTTTCGTTTTTGACACTGGTAAATAACTTACTAACGTGTGTCTGTTTTTTATCTTTTCGTTACATAACACTTTTTTTCCACTCGATTCTAATTTCTTAATGTCTACATGTTTAATAAACCTATTATTTCCAGTTCTACGTTCGAGGCAACAATTACTTGGACTAAATTTTACGATTAGTTTACCgtgttttaaaaatatacatttttaataattaattttatcattAACTGTAGATTTGCAAAGGGATGGCATTGAAATGCAGCTGTTCTTGATCATAGCGGAGAAATTGAATTTTACGTGGACGATAAGAAAACCGGAAGGGAAATCTCTGTAAATATAAATGCACGTGGTTTAttcgttttcttaaaaattctattttttaaattaatattaatgtaTGTCGAAGATATGGAACACGTTTCAATGCTACAGTATGGAATGGTGGACTGATAGGAATGATGCACGAAAACAAGGCAAGTCGGTGTCTAAAAACAAACAAACACTAGCAATAAATTTTACCGATTAATTCACGTTCGTCATGTGTATTATCATTTCCAATATCTTCTGGGCCCCAGGCAGACATGGCGTTCGGCGGCATCTGGTTAATACACGAACAACACGAATTCGTGCACTTCTCAGAACCATGGTACCAATTACTCGTGATTTTCTTGGTGCCCCGTCCGCGACCAACAACAAGCTTTTGGGCGCTGACCAAGCCATTTTCGGGCAAAGTTTGGTACCTAATTGCGTCCCTGTTGTTTCTCCAGAGCCTGTACATGTACGTCCGTGCACAGATCGACTCGAAATTTCCGAAACGTAAGTTCGATATTGATTTCGTGTATGCGAACGTGCGTGACGAATGCTTCTTCTGCTCCATAAATTATAAACACGTTCGTGTTCCCGTGCATCGCGTTAAAGcaatgaaatgaaaaaatgCCAATTATCTCTTTCCTCGACCGTCAAGTGATATCCTCTGGAGTAAATCCAATGGCGGAAATTAGTTTGACGGAAAGCGTAAAAATATCGTTTCTGATTTGTAACGCAGTATTCCCTCGCTTCATGAATAAATCTATGCTACGACTTGTTGAAATAGAAACGCCATCACCACTGTTTACGTTTCTCTAGCTCGGGAGGCAGGCTGTTAGCGTTAATTCGGTAACAGTTAATTTTAGAATTGTTTAACGTgataatataaaatacaaatGGAGCAAATGAAAAAGAGAAACGTATAGATACTTGAATGTTAcgtaaaagtaaatttcaaGAAATGAACGATAAATTCGTATTCGTCAGGTTTCCGGAATTTCCTCGTTAGCCTGATCGACCTAATCGGTACCTTCCTGAGCACCTCCGTGCCGCAAACCACGACAAACAACAAACTCGGGATACTTCTCTGGCAGACCGCTGGATGGTTAATAATTAGCGCTTATTGCAGTAGCCTTGCGGCCAGGCTGGCAACTTTGGAATATGAAAACAGGTAACGTCGAATTCCCACCGTCGCCGTGCCCGATTTCCGTCCGTAAATGGACTTTGCCGATACGTGTTTCAGAATCGATACTATGGAGCAGTTCATCGCGGCGAATTTAACATGGGGAAGGATAGATCAGCCGCCGCCTTTTCGCGATTATTTCGACCTCACGGTATATCATTACAAGCCACGATTTTATCGAAATCGTGATACActttttttattacttttatatACTGTTTTATTGCGTGGAAAATATACTCGATTCTCCCAGGACGCTTACGCGGCGCAGCTACCGAATAGGTTTCATCTCTTGAATAACGTCGAGGAAATTAATAAACATATTATGGATGGTAATTACGCGatacttggcaagatccttgacGACTGCTTCTTTCCTGATGACTACGTACCTAATGACAAGCTTAAGGTAAACACGAAAATCGTTGATTTTATGGGGaaccaaaaattaaattaaatcgtGAGTCAGTTGCGTGGTATATTATTTTTCGACCCACTTATACGAGGAAGACAAGTATCATAGTCGAGAATAGTTTCGAAATTCTTGACTGTTGATAAGAATAgtgttttgtaaaaattttaaatacttgtaaacatttttaaatgtttgattcTATGATTGgtaatattttatacaaataatttttccaacgaaCACACTAAATCCCATGCTGTATTAGAATTTCAGACTTATGGGACAATCGGTAGGACGCTTCTACGCAGCTTTCGCGATTCAGCCTTGGCTTCTGATGCCAGTAAACAGGGTAAAGTACCATTTAATTTGTGCGTCATGTTTGTTGGATAAcgatcgaaaaattatttttataattcgtaAACTGTAACGTCcttctaaattaaaaatattacaccGCAATAATTCACTTTCCCTTGAACCCTTGAGGGTTAAAAATCCAGGTCGTAtgatttcatttttcttttgtatttaaattaaattgtaagCTGGGATTAAGTCAGGTCAGGTTCTCTCTTTTCAACCTTGCTTTCTATACTTTGTTTCCATATATTCTGCTTTCCTTCTTATTTAGCGAATAAAGACAAATAAAATGAAACGTTGCGGGAATTTTCAGTACTGATTttctgcaataatcgaggttctatcGTGCCAGTGTTCAAGAAGTACTCAATAGTGAACTTAATTGCGAGTCGTAAACTATTTTGTTCGTGTTTTTTCCGCAGATGATGTTATTGTTAAAGCAAACGGGTATTGTAAATTGGCATATGCGCAACGTCATCCGCAGACGCAGCAGCTATAAT is part of the Colletes latitarsis isolate SP2378_abdomen chromosome 10, iyColLati1, whole genome shotgun sequence genome and harbors:
- the LOC143346440 gene encoding uncharacterized protein LOC143346440, whose product is MADLLLYALVLLAASSLAVKNDILDSATESWIPDDDFAKIVRFSLPFSKCCNILFDGSMEDTEVLFRQFRSVYPYEYLLKQSIYDCNGYLLLGSSDEEIKKSLDKIPSLLWKTEILILVNNNVTNNSSLLDCSSYGTANVNIVSMSGIWRLSENYLKPRIFNKLDRYDGLKHEYDNFNFRGREMQICSVFRPPFTFFNHTINKVINGVQANVFVFDTDLQRDGIEMQLFLIIAEKLNFTWTIRKPEGKSLYGTRFNATVWNGGLIGMMHENKANMAFGGIWLIHEQHEFVHFSEPWYQLLVIFLVPRPRPTTSFWALTKPFSGKVWYLIASLLFLQSLYMYVRAQIDSKFPKRFRNFLVSLIDLIGTFLSTSVPQTTTNNKLGILLWQTAGWLIISAYCSSLAARLATLEYENRIDTMEQFIAANLTWGRIDQPPPFRDYFDLTDAYAAQLPNRFHLLNNVEEINKHIMDGNYAILGKILDDCFFPDDYVPNDKLKNFRLMGQSVGRFYAAFAIQPWLLMPVNRMMLLLKQTGIVNWHMRNVIRRRSSYNLRDVLVEHDGYDGSVQILGLTPLAAGFSLLVVGLSIAGLVFYLELKRATGSTSVYRVLRSIAGKRIERDLKNRP